AGAACCTATCGCCACCATTAAAGTAAACATAGGTATACTTACACCCACAAGGACTCTGGTTACTCTTTGCAATATCTCCTCCAAATTATCAGATTTAATAGGATTCTCTATGGAAGTTTCCTTTGCTATAATGCTATCTAAAGGTACTAATACCATTATAGCAACAAAAAAAGTGAGTAAAGTTATGGATAAAACCCCGGAAAAGCTCAAGTTGTGCACATTTTTAAGCATATTTTTAAACATACGCGTATAATGGACCTGTCGAATTGTAGATAAAAAAGCGATTTTCATATATTAGAGTCCTATACCCAGACTATTAATCTTATTTTGGGCATTGTTTACTATTGTTGTAAGCGTTGACGCGGTACTTCCCTCCAAAACCTCGTGTATTGCCTCAATTAAAATATTTTCAACTTCAAAAGGATTTGTCTGTGCCCACGAACGGGCAGTAAGTATCTGGTTAGCAAAAACTCTCATTTCAGGATTATTTTGAAGGTCATCTATAAGAGATTTGAGCGCGGGGGGTTTATTTGTTTTTAGAAGATAATTCTTAACATTTTCTTCCTGAGCGGCAAAGCGTACAAAGTCCCATGCCGTTTCAGGATTTTCCGAGACCCTTGCAACCGCAAGCCCCCAGTAACTTCCGTAGTTTACCTTATCAAACCTGTCCGCGGGCTGAGGAGCCAGCCCTATTTTAAAATTAAGATTGGGATTTTTATCTTTTATGGTGGCGATGTGGTTTGAGTAGTTTAACATCATTGCCGCTGTCCCGTTGCTAAAAGCGTCTACATTGAAAAACCCGTCCGGATCCCATGTATAATTTTCCGAAGACGGATCAGCGAAAGATGTATAAAAAGTAAAAGCATCACGCGCGGGATAATGATTTTGTCCGTCTCTTTTTACAGGGTCATCAAAAGCAACTCTTCCAAACTGGTCGTTCATAACAGCACCCGCCTGAAGCATTAGTAGGGTTAAAATATCCACAGCATTGCTAATATTATCCCCTCCCCTTATAACTCCATGGGTATCGGCGGCGCCCAGGGCGGCACCCGAAAGCTGTATTTCACCGCCGTCGCTGCGAACCGTTATCCTGCGCGCGTAATCCACAAATTTTTCCCAAGTACCCGGAGAATTAAGAATGTTATGGCTATTAAAGTAGTCCGTATTATAGTAAAGCGCTAAGGTATCTATAAACAAAGGAAGCGCGTATATTCTGGTGTCCCCCCCCTCCTCGCGAGTAAAATCAAAGCGAACAATATCGGGGTACTCTCCTATAATTTCGGCTATATTCAGACCTGTGGTATCAGGTGCTACATAAATACTTTCCGAAACCGGTGGGCTAAGCGGTGTCAAGCGACTTTTTTCCATGCGTAGCCATGTATTTTCTATAAGGTATATATCGGGACCTTCTCCGGAAGCAAGAGCTTCAGTTATCCTGTCTC
This portion of the Candidatus Spechtbacterales bacterium genome encodes:
- a CDS encoding extracellular solute-binding protein, whose amino-acid sequence is MAINDIFSQARGLKGLPVHQRNRIIFGVAAGVFLLIIVGGFIANIMNRPGLPGGVDPITLTIWDPLDNEEAYGDIIVAYRAQNPHVTIEYRNVRIEESGQDPAKTYRDRITEALASGEGPDIYLIENTWLRMEKSRLTPLSPPVSESIYVAPDTTGLNIAEIIGEYPDIVRFDFTREEGGDTRIYALPLFIDTLALYYNTDYFNSHNILNSPGTWEKFVDYARRITVRSDGGEIQLSGAALGAADTHGVIRGGDNISNAVDILTLLMLQAGAVMNDQFGRVAFDDPVKRDGQNHYPARDAFTFYTSFADPSSENYTWDPDGFFNVDAFSNGTAAMMLNYSNHIATIKDKNPNLNFKIGLAPQPADRFDKVNYGSYWGLAVARVSENPETAWDFVRFAAQEENVKNYLLKTNKPPALKSLIDDLQNNPEMRVFANQILTARSWAQTNPFEVENILIEAIHEVLEGSTASTLTTIVNNAQNKINSLGIGL